The Sulfurospirillum halorespirans DSM 13726 genome has a window encoding:
- the nrfD gene encoding NrfD/PsrC family molybdoenzyme membrane anchor subunit, protein MSPMWGSVAQYSTIHWSWAIAIYLFLAGLSSGSIIVALLVKWNRHERSNSSIWDAMIKAGSVVAPVAIFLGLIVLVIDLGRPLSFYWLLIRYNITSVMSLGVLFLLIYTPIVVVFMLLVFERSVIKYPFFAPLESLINLVKSFHSYAKIIEYFLFAAALCVGSYTGFLLSALYAIPLWNSPLLPILFLTSSLSSGVAVNILIGLLFFKSTINAESIKYLLVLDTRVILTELPLLGLFFIGLFYAGGDAPSAAKMALTEGFWAGIFWLGVIGVGLGLPLLTVIIALRSHVYRVGYVVINSMVVILGVLMLRYYIIYAGQIYLG, encoded by the coding sequence ATGAGTCCAATGTGGGGAAGTGTGGCGCAGTACAGTACCATTCATTGGTCGTGGGCGATTGCGATTTATCTCTTTTTAGCGGGACTGAGTTCGGGTTCCATCATCGTGGCACTTTTGGTCAAATGGAACCGTCATGAGCGCAGTAACTCCTCCATTTGGGATGCGATGATTAAAGCGGGCTCTGTCGTAGCGCCTGTGGCAATCTTCTTGGGGTTAATTGTTTTGGTCATTGATTTAGGACGTCCTCTTTCATTTTATTGGTTACTGATTCGCTACAATATCACTTCCGTCATGAGTTTGGGAGTGCTTTTTTTGCTCATTTACACGCCCATCGTGGTGGTCTTTATGCTGCTTGTTTTTGAGCGCAGTGTGATCAAATATCCGTTTTTTGCCCCACTGGAAAGTTTGATCAATTTGGTCAAAAGCTTTCATTCGTACGCGAAAATCATTGAGTATTTTCTCTTTGCAGCAGCTCTTTGTGTAGGCTCCTACACGGGGTTTTTACTCTCAGCTTTGTATGCGATTCCGCTGTGGAACAGCCCGCTTTTACCGATTTTATTTTTAACCTCAAGCCTCTCTTCAGGCGTTGCGGTGAACATTCTCATCGGACTTCTCTTTTTTAAAAGCACTATTAATGCAGAGAGCATCAAATACCTTTTGGTGCTGGATACCAGAGTTATTTTAACGGAACTTCCTCTTTTAGGGCTCTTTTTTATCGGTCTGTTTTACGCAGGAGGTGACGCTCCAAGTGCTGCTAAAATGGCACTGACGGAAGGTTTTTGGGCAGGTATCTTTTGGCTTGGAGTCATTGGTGTGGGGCTTGGGCTTCCTCTTTTGACGGTCATTATCGCTTTGCGCAGTCATGTGTACCGTGTGGGTTATGTTGTGATTAACTCAATGGTGGTTATTTTAGGCGTATTGATGCTGCGGTACTACATCATTTACGCAGGACAAATTTATCTTGGTTAA
- a CDS encoding response regulator transcription factor yields MKILLLEDDYNYNESIKEYLELLGYEVDAFFDGESALDAIMEKCYYLFLLDVKVPKLNGHELIKYIKEANITTPIIIMTSLVDIDNIEIGYQLGCNDYLKKPFELKELELRVRELIKKHYQTSSDGEFRLSCGFVFNFESGELKNEEKTVSLTSKELDLVRFLIRRKNTFCDIELIRENVWEGKEISYADIRMYIRKIRLKVGEDEFIKSSRGLGYRIDVIA; encoded by the coding sequence ATGAAGATTTTACTCTTAGAAGATGACTACAATTACAATGAGAGCATTAAAGAATATTTGGAGCTCTTAGGGTACGAAGTCGATGCCTTTTTTGATGGAGAGAGTGCGCTGGATGCGATTATGGAAAAGTGCTATTATCTCTTTTTACTCGATGTTAAAGTGCCAAAGCTCAATGGGCATGAGCTGATCAAATACATCAAAGAGGCGAACATCACGACGCCAATTATCATCATGACCTCCTTGGTCGACATTGACAACATTGAAATTGGGTATCAGCTTGGGTGTAATGATTACCTCAAAAAACCTTTTGAGCTCAAAGAGTTGGAGCTTCGAGTACGTGAGCTTATTAAAAAGCACTATCAAACGAGCAGTGATGGCGAGTTTCGCCTCAGTTGCGGGTTTGTCTTTAACTTTGAGTCGGGAGAGCTTAAAAACGAGGAAAAAACCGTTTCACTTACCTCCAAAGAGCTCGATTTGGTGCGCTTTTTGATTCGTCGTAAAAACACCTTTTGCGACATTGAGTTGATTCGTGAAAATGTGTGGGAAGGCAAAGAGATCAGCTATGCCGATATTCGCATGTACATCAGGAAGATCAGGCTCAAAGTGGGTGAAGATGAGTTTATCAAATCCTCACGTGGTTTAGGATACCGCATCGATGTTATCGCTTAA
- a CDS encoding cache domain-containing protein: MKEKRFFLSAALMLFFGLVMLFLYDKSIAYEEEATLKKQMDALLLTLHNKIEETTKVSLASSVILAKSPHVVACLNQQEREHCLQYLLEIRNSMAQANIFENARLHLHTKDFKSFMRLWDYSNHTNDDLSTFRHALEKIKQSKQPIHGIEIGRHGMFMRAIAPVFSKSDYIGTIETVVDFKDLNEYFKKDGIELYVLMKNEYLPIANAASYGQKLMLDNYTIVNQEINGLGFIKEINLQGTGYLKRGDYYVLYTPIVDINGEHIGFFVLTWSESLSLASFKG; encoded by the coding sequence ATGAAAGAAAAACGGTTTTTTCTCAGTGCGGCACTGATGCTTTTTTTTGGGCTTGTCATGCTTTTTTTGTACGACAAATCCATTGCGTATGAAGAGGAAGCAACGCTTAAAAAACAGATGGATGCTCTGCTGTTAACCTTGCACAATAAGATTGAAGAGACGACCAAGGTCTCTTTGGCAAGTTCGGTTATTTTGGCGAAAAGCCCGCATGTGGTGGCGTGTTTGAACCAACAAGAAAGAGAGCACTGTTTGCAATACTTGCTTGAAATCAGAAACAGTATGGCACAAGCCAACATCTTTGAGAATGCACGCCTGCATCTGCATACCAAGGATTTTAAAAGTTTTATGCGCTTATGGGATTACAGCAATCATACCAATGATGATCTTAGCACATTTCGTCATGCGTTAGAGAAGATCAAACAGAGTAAACAGCCGATTCATGGCATTGAGATTGGAAGACATGGCATGTTTATGCGTGCGATTGCCCCTGTTTTTAGCAAAAGTGATTATATCGGAACGATTGAAACTGTAGTAGATTTTAAAGACCTGAATGAATACTTTAAAAAAGATGGCATTGAACTGTATGTGCTGATGAAAAATGAGTACCTCCCTATCGCCAATGCGGCAAGCTACGGTCAAAAACTGATGCTTGATAACTACACCATTGTCAATCAAGAAATCAACGGTCTGGGTTTCATTAAAGAGATCAATCTTCAAGGTACGGGGTATCTCAAACGCGGCGATTATTACGTGCTGTATACCCCAATTGTGGACATCAATGGGGAGCATATTGGTTTCTTTGTGCTTACTTGGAGTGAGAGTCTCTCCCTCGCATCCTTTAAAGGATAA
- a CDS encoding sensor histidine kinase — protein sequence MLSLNPFRSVLIYTLIVMALFCVPSYFAIQSTIMEEKYKATQEILEWVDAHEKSIFEKEHFEIPRSVRFHINIYDASHQLLYRGIHESLMDLDFKVHVIYPFLYFQKKVLHKNELLYLVVELQLNYAKIIFITTMLFFIVLFLIYLMSNVFIHSSIYPYKKMQRYMNDFFNDSMHELKTPLGVININVELLSSYVNSTKHLQRIKAATKQMQMTYEDVEYYIKHKRVTYNKERMNLSEYLNQRIAFFEDIAVSKSIDLEHSVAPDMMIYMSKVELQRIIDNTLSNAIKYSFFQGKVEIKLLLKDEEHCVLSFHDYGQGIKDLYKVFQRFEREDSVQGGFGLGLNIVQNICNKSDIDISIESYENKGSCFTYIFRLDKKKLLDSVDDGTLKGEK from the coding sequence ATGTTATCGCTTAACCCCTTTCGCTCGGTTTTAATCTATACGCTTATCGTGATGGCACTCTTTTGCGTGCCCAGTTATTTTGCGATTCAAAGCACGATCATGGAGGAAAAATACAAAGCAACGCAGGAGATTTTGGAGTGGGTGGATGCCCACGAGAAGAGCATTTTTGAAAAAGAGCACTTTGAAATTCCACGAAGCGTGCGTTTTCATATCAACATCTACGATGCCTCTCACCAACTTCTGTACCGAGGTATCCACGAATCTTTAATGGATCTTGACTTTAAAGTGCATGTGATTTACCCCTTTTTGTATTTTCAAAAAAAAGTTCTTCACAAGAATGAGCTTTTATACCTTGTGGTAGAGTTGCAACTCAACTATGCCAAAATTATTTTTATTACAACGATGCTCTTCTTTATTGTCCTTTTTTTAATCTATTTGATGAGCAATGTTTTTATTCACTCCAGCATTTATCCCTACAAAAAGATGCAGCGCTATATGAATGACTTTTTTAATGACTCGATGCACGAACTTAAAACGCCTTTGGGGGTTATCAATATCAACGTTGAACTGCTTTCGAGTTATGTAAACTCCACAAAGCATCTTCAGCGCATTAAAGCTGCCACCAAACAGATGCAGATGACCTATGAAGATGTGGAGTACTACATCAAACATAAAAGAGTGACTTACAATAAAGAGAGGATGAATCTCTCCGAGTATCTAAACCAACGCATCGCATTTTTTGAAGATATTGCTGTTTCAAAGTCCATTGATTTGGAGCACAGCGTAGCGCCTGATATGATGATCTATATGAGTAAAGTGGAACTGCAACGCATCATCGACAACACTCTCTCCAATGCGATCAAATACTCCTTTTTTCAAGGCAAAGTGGAGATAAAACTTCTGCTTAAAGATGAAGAGCATTGTGTTCTTAGTTTTCACGATTACGGTCAAGGCATAAAAGATCTCTACAAAGTATTTCAGCGCTTTGAACGGGAAGATTCGGTGCAAGGTGGATTTGGTTTGGGACTTAATATCGTTCAAAATATTTGCAATAAAAGTGACATTGACATCAGCATCGAATCGTATGAAAACAAGGGTTCATGCTTTACGTATATCTTTAGGCTTGATAAAAAGAAGCTCTTAGACAGCGTCGATGATGGAACACTAAAGGGTGAAAAATGA
- a CDS encoding 4Fe-4S dicluster domain-containing protein, producing MEKQYRLLYDENLCIGCQACSVACRVENSVPDEVYRLQVHLHTKGEFPNLGMNYERLSCVMCENPPCVSVCPTNASFQSKDGLVHIDERACITCKYCILACPYHARFINPLKNVVEKCNFCYETRVSKELLPSCVSICPTDALSFGDMRHKHSLVHQKSHKEVLVFPKAHLGTKPKVAFIPNRKGMKS from the coding sequence ATGGAAAAACAGTACCGACTGCTTTACGACGAGAATCTCTGCATCGGGTGTCAAGCCTGCAGTGTGGCATGTCGTGTGGAAAACAGCGTGCCTGATGAGGTTTACAGATTGCAAGTCCATCTTCACACCAAAGGCGAATTTCCCAATCTGGGGATGAATTACGAGCGACTCTCCTGTGTCATGTGCGAAAATCCTCCCTGTGTGAGTGTTTGCCCGACCAACGCTTCATTTCAGAGCAAAGATGGTTTGGTGCATATTGATGAGAGAGCGTGCATTACATGTAAATACTGCATCCTCGCCTGTCCTTACCATGCACGTTTTATCAATCCCCTTAAAAACGTCGTGGAGAAGTGTAATTTTTGCTATGAAACACGTGTTTCCAAAGAGCTTCTGCCCTCATGTGTCAGCATCTGTCCGACCGATGCACTGAGCTTTGGCGATATGCGACACAAACATTCTCTCGTGCATCAAAAATCGCACAAAGAGGTTCTGGTGTTTCCCAAAGCGCATCTTGGAACGAAGCCCAAAGTGGCATTTATTCCCAATCGCAAAGGGATGAAATCATGA
- the phsA gene encoding thiosulfate reductase PhsA, producing the protein MAYLQARRDFLKLATTGATATVLIPGSLGALGEVALRGEDKFVRSICEMCSSRCPMEARVINGKTVLLQGNAFAKEMGTSLCAKGVAGSSQLYDSQRLVSPLIRVGKRGENKWREASWEEALNLVSTKLSALKERYGARSVIFSSKTGEHYDLLRSFASAFGSPNVFSHWSSCPIAIESAFTQTFGEKLHRDFENATYILNFGHNLFEGLDIPLTKAMAHFCANPSKKLVVLDPRFSIIAAKADEWHPIKPGSDLAFVLALLHVWIRDGKFDHTFVEQYTIGFDNLVDAVKETTPQWQQTLSGIDANVVERIASELYAAAPRCIIDWGHKATTTQAEYQRSRAILIANSLMGNVEKEGGIYFTKSAKRVNALAKESIVPELNNPYPRPQINEPRIDGAGEEGAYRFVSKQHGVLTSIPEAILSQKPYEIKGWFLTRHNPLITVADPQKMKEAMEQLEFIVVNDIYLSDTAMMADVILPECTYLERDEGISTLTCKVPTYAMRNRIVAPLHENKSAIEIIRALAERMGFGSHYAWKNSSELRAFQAKGNAELLQTLLLRGVASFDVPYFCALEPSLVERFCERYPKSRVWVDAQGCFGHLLEHLKTPSGKIEIYCDAVEKVFKGYGVPRSVDMDVTQGFPYVLTSGKSAVHTNGHTQNVPYLAMLLSSNPIWMHPSTAKAHGLKMGDTFYLQNAIAKEKATVFITEGIRPDTLFAYMGFGHDAPSLKRTHGKGTNPSTFLSLESAPLCGAMITNVGVNIIKA; encoded by the coding sequence ATGGCATATCTCCAAGCGCGAAGAGACTTCTTAAAACTCGCAACAACGGGTGCAACTGCAACAGTGTTGATACCTGGAAGCTTGGGCGCTTTGGGCGAAGTCGCACTTCGGGGCGAAGATAAATTTGTTCGCTCCATTTGTGAGATGTGCAGTAGCAGATGCCCTATGGAAGCACGCGTCATCAATGGCAAAACCGTCTTGCTTCAAGGCAATGCCTTTGCCAAAGAGATGGGAACCTCTTTGTGTGCCAAAGGCGTTGCCGGCTCTTCCCAACTTTACGACTCCCAACGGCTTGTGAGTCCCTTGATTCGCGTGGGAAAACGTGGTGAAAATAAGTGGAGAGAAGCGAGTTGGGAAGAGGCATTAAACCTTGTCTCCACCAAACTCTCCGCGCTAAAAGAGCGGTATGGTGCGCGTAGTGTCATCTTTTCGTCTAAAACAGGTGAACATTACGACCTTTTGCGCTCCTTCGCCTCGGCGTTTGGTTCCCCCAATGTCTTCTCCCATTGGAGCTCCTGTCCCATCGCCATTGAGAGTGCGTTTACGCAGACCTTTGGCGAAAAACTTCACCGTGATTTTGAAAATGCGACGTACATTCTCAATTTTGGGCACAACCTTTTTGAGGGCTTAGACATTCCCCTTACCAAAGCGATGGCACATTTTTGCGCCAATCCTTCTAAAAAATTGGTGGTGCTCGATCCTCGCTTTTCCATCATCGCAGCCAAAGCCGATGAGTGGCATCCCATCAAGCCAGGCAGTGATCTTGCCTTTGTTCTTGCGCTTTTACATGTATGGATCAGGGATGGCAAATTCGATCATACTTTTGTTGAACAGTACACCATTGGCTTTGATAATTTAGTGGATGCAGTCAAAGAGACAACGCCTCAATGGCAACAAACACTCAGCGGTATTGACGCCAACGTGGTAGAGCGTATCGCCTCCGAACTGTACGCGGCAGCGCCTCGGTGTATTATTGATTGGGGGCACAAAGCGACTACGACGCAGGCGGAGTATCAGCGATCGCGGGCGATTTTGATCGCCAATAGTTTGATGGGCAATGTGGAAAAAGAGGGCGGTATCTATTTTACAAAGAGTGCAAAGCGTGTCAATGCACTGGCAAAAGAGAGTATTGTTCCCGAATTAAATAACCCATATCCTCGTCCACAGATTAACGAACCACGCATCGATGGGGCAGGAGAAGAGGGCGCGTACCGTTTTGTCTCAAAACAACACGGTGTTTTAACCTCGATCCCTGAAGCCATACTCTCTCAAAAACCGTATGAAATTAAGGGATGGTTTTTAACCCGTCACAATCCGCTCATCACCGTAGCCGATCCGCAAAAGATGAAAGAGGCGATGGAACAGCTTGAATTCATCGTAGTCAATGATATTTATCTCTCCGACACCGCTATGATGGCAGATGTCATCTTGCCTGAGTGCACCTATTTGGAGCGCGATGAGGGTATTAGCACGCTTACATGTAAAGTTCCCACCTATGCCATGCGAAACCGTATAGTTGCTCCTTTGCATGAGAATAAAAGTGCGATTGAGATCATTCGAGCATTGGCGGAGCGTATGGGATTTGGAAGCCATTACGCGTGGAAAAACAGTAGTGAGCTTCGGGCATTTCAAGCCAAAGGCAATGCGGAGCTTTTACAAACCTTGCTCTTGCGGGGTGTCGCGTCGTTTGATGTGCCATATTTTTGTGCGCTTGAACCCTCTTTGGTGGAACGTTTTTGTGAACGCTACCCCAAAAGCCGTGTTTGGGTAGATGCACAGGGCTGTTTTGGGCATCTTTTGGAGCATCTCAAAACACCTTCGGGAAAAATTGAGATCTATTGCGATGCCGTTGAAAAAGTGTTTAAAGGTTATGGCGTGCCCAGAAGTGTTGATATGGACGTCACACAAGGATTTCCTTATGTGCTCACCAGTGGTAAAAGTGCGGTGCACACCAATGGGCACACGCAAAATGTTCCCTACCTTGCGATGCTCCTCTCTTCCAACCCCATTTGGATGCACCCCTCAACCGCAAAGGCGCATGGACTGAAGATGGGCGATACCTTTTACCTTCAAAACGCTATTGCTAAGGAGAAGGCGACCGTTTTTATCACCGAGGGCATTCGCCCCGATACACTGTTTGCCTACATGGGCTTTGGTCATGATGCACCTTCTCTGAAACGAACCCATGGTAAAGGGACAAACCCTTCAACGTTTCTCTCCTTGGAGTCTGCACCGCTTTGTGGCGCCATGATCACCAATGTTGGTGTGAACATCATCAAGGCATAG